In Malus sylvestris chromosome 16, drMalSylv7.2, whole genome shotgun sequence, the following are encoded in one genomic region:
- the LOC126607622 gene encoding LRR receptor-like serine/threonine-protein kinase RGI1 translates to MSTVLPPSSRQSFPIFSTSSSSHSSVFLCLTLFLLYAPTFASAAHPEATLLFSWLHSSAEPPPSFFSNWNLLHPNPCNWSSITCSPQGHVTEITIQYIPLQLPLPTSLSSFPSLRKLTISGANLTGTIPADIGECTELQVIDLSSNCLVGSIPPSVSRLRNLQDLILNSNQLTGKIPVELGTCIGLKNLLLFDNQLTGSITAELGKLTSLAVLRAGGNKYIGGKIPEELGGCSNLTVLGLADTQVSGTLPASLGKLSHLHTLSIYTTMISGEIPPEIGNCSELVNLFLYENSLSGSIPPELGKLKKLEQLLLWQNSLSGPIPEEIGNCSSLRMIDFSLNALSGTIPLSLGGLSNLEEFMISDNNVTGSIPSNLSNLTNLMQLQLDTNQISGLIPPEIGMLSKLTVLFAWQNQLEGSIPSTLASCSSLQALDLSHNSFTGTIPAGLFQLKNLTKLLLISNDISGLIPPSIGNCSSLVRLRLGNNRIAGGIPKAIGDLRSLNFLDLSGNSLSGQVPDEIGSCTELQMIDLSNNTLEGRLPNALSSLSGLQVLDVSVNQFSEQIPASLARLVSLNKLILSRNLFSGMIPTSLGLCSSLQLLDLSSNKLTGSIPVELGRIEALEIALNLSCNALSGPIPPQISALTKLSILDLSHNQLDGDLSPLAELNNLVSLNVSYNKLSGYLPDNKLFRQLLPMDLAGNEGLCSSNRDSCFLSDVGRTGLTRNQNEIRRSRRLKLAIALLIILTVAMVVLGILAVIRARRAIRDDDESELGNSWAWQFTPFQKLNFSVEQVLRCLVDVNVIGKGCSGVVYRADMDNGEVIAVKKLWPATVAADNGCCNDEKCGVRDSFSAEVKTLGSIRHKNIVRFLGCCWNKNTRLLMYDYMPNGSLGSILHERTGHAFEWEVRYQILLGAAQGIAYLHHDCVPPIVHRDIKANNILIGLEFEPYIADFGLAKLVDDGDFARSSNTVAGSYGYIAPEYGYMMKITEKSDVYSYGVVVLEVLTGKQPIDPTIPEGQHVVDWVRQKRGSIEVLDPSLISRPESEIEEMMQALGIALLCVNSTPDERPTMKDVAAMLKEVKHEREEYAKVDMLLKGLPANDARENKNPNGVLATSSSAAMKSLFAKSNNTMFSASTLLYSSSFSSANKMGFK, encoded by the exons ATGTCTACAGTGCTGCCGCCCAGCTCGAGGCAATCCTTCCCCATCTTCagcacctcctcctcctcccactCTTCTGTTTTTCTCTGTCTCACCCTATTTTTACTCTACGCACCCACCTTTGCTTCTGCCGCGCATCCTGAAGCCACCCTTCTCTTCTCCTGGCTCCATTCCTCTGCTGAGCCGCCaccttccttcttctccaactGGAACCTCCTCCATCCCAATCCATGCAACTGGTCCTCCATAACATGTTCCCCTCAAGGCCACGTCACCGAAATCACAATCCAATACATCCCTCTCCAGCTTCCACTTCCAACCAGTCTATCCTCCTTTCCCTCCCTCCGAAAACTCACCATTTCAGGTGCCAATCTCACCGGAACCATCCCCGCTGACATCGGTGAATGCACCGAGCTGCAAGTCATCGACCTCAGCTCAAACTGTCTGGTGGGTTCAATCCCGCCCAGCGTTTCAAGGCTCCGAAATCTCcaagacttgatcttgaactcCAATCAGCTCACTGGGAAAATCCCAGTTGAGCTCGGCACCTGCATTGGACTAAAAAACCTCCTTCTCTTCGACAACCAGCTAACCGGGTCGATTACGGCGGAGCTCGGGAAGCTCACTAGCCTTGCAGTTCTGAGAGCAGGAGGTAACAAATACATTGGTGGGAAAATCCCAGAGGAGCTCGGAGGCTGCAGCAATTTGACTGTCTTGGGGTTGGCTGACACCCAAGTTTCAGGCACTTTGCCTGCCTCATTGGGTAAGCTTAGCCATCTCCACACCCTGTCTATTTACACCACAATGATCTCCGGTGAAATCCCACCTGAAATAGGTAACTGCTCTGAGCTTGTCAACTTGTTTCTTTACGAAAATAGCCTCTCCGGTTCGATTCCACCGGAGCTTGGAAAGCTTAAGAAGCTGGAGCAATTGTTATTGTGGCAAAATAGTCTTTCTGGTCCAATCCCAGAAGAGATTGGGAATTGTAGCAGCTTGAGAATGATTGATTTTTCTCTAAATGCTTTGTCTGGTACTATACCTTTGTCTTTGGGAGGCTTATCGAATCTTGAGGAGTTTATGATTAGTGACAACAATGTCACCGGTTCGATCCCTTCCAACCTTTCTAATTTGACGAACCTGATGCAGCTGCAGCTCGACACGAATCAGATCTCCGGTTTGATTCCACCGGAGATTGGGATGTTGTCGAAGCTGACTGTTCTTTTCGCTTGGCAAAACCAGCTTGAAGGAAGCATTCCTTCAACTCTGGCTAGTTGTAGCAGTCTCCAAGCACTAGACTTGTCACACAATTCGTTCACCGGTACCATTCCTGCCGGATTGTTTCAGCTCAAAAACCTCACAAAGCTTCTTTTGATTTCGAATGACATTTCGGGTTTGATTCCACCAAGTATTGGCAACTGCAGCTCTCTGGTTCGGCTGCGGCTTGGGAACAACAGGATTGCTGGTGGGATTCCGAAAGCAATTGGAGACCTTAGGAGCTTAAACTTTCTTGACCTGTCTGGGAACAGCCTTTCTGGGCAAGTGCCTGATGAGATTGGGAGTTGCACAGAGCTACAGATGATAGACTTGAGCAACAATACTTTGGAAGGTCGCCTGCCTAACGCTTTGTCATCACTATCAGGACTTCAAGTCTTGGATGTTTCGGTTAATCAGTTTTCGGAGCAGATACCAGCGAGCTTGGCTCGTCTTGTTTCGTTGAACAAGCTTATTTTAAGCAGGAACTTGTTCTCTGGAATGATACCTACATCTCTTGGCCTATGTTCGAGTCTCCAATTGCTTGATCTTAGCAGCAACAAGCTCACTGGCTCAATCCCCGTGGAGCTTGGGAGGATTGAAGCCCTTGAAATCGCGCTAAATTTGAGCTGCAATGCACTCTCAGGCCCCATCCCACCTCAAATATCAGCACTCACCAAGCTTTCGATACTAGACCTTTCACATAACCAGCTTGATGGGGACTTGAGTCCACTTGCAGAGCTCAATAATCTTGTCTCGCTTAATGTGTCATATAACAAACTCAGTGGCTACCTTCCAGACAACAAGCTTTTCAGACAGTTGTTACCAATGGATTTGGCTGGAAATGAAGGCCTTTGCTCTTCAAATCGCGACTCATGCTTCCTGAGTGATGTTGGCCGCACAGGACTAACAagaaatcaaaatgaaataagGCGGTCACGCAGGCTTAAGCTAGCAATTGCATTGCTGATCATCCTGACAGTTGCAATGGTGGTTTTGGGGATCCTTGCAGTGATTAGAGCGCGAAGAGCTATCAGAGATGATGATGAATCAGAATTGGGGAACTCGTGGGCTTGGCAGTTCACTCCATTCCAGAAGCTAAATTTCTCGGTTGAGCAAGTGCTTAGATGCCTGGTGGATGTCAATGTAATTGGAAAAGGGTGTTCTGGGGTTGTGTATCGTGCTGATATGGACAATGGCGAAGTCATTGCAGTGAAGAAGCTCTGGCCAGCAACAGTTGCTGCAGACAACGGATGTTGTAATGATGAAAAATGTGGAGTTCGCGATTCATTCTCAGCGGAGGTCAAAACACTTGGCTCAATACGTCACAAGAACATTGTTCGGTTCTTGGGTTGTTGCTGGAATAAGAACACAAGATTGCTCATGTACGATTACATGCCTAATGGAAGCTTGGGAAGTATTCTACATGAGAGGACAGGGCATGCCTTTGAATGGGAAGTTCGGTACCAAATTTTGTTGGGTGCAGCTCAAGGCATTGCCTATTTGCACCATGATTGTGTTCCTCCAATTGTTCACAGGGATATCAAGGCCAATAACATCCTCATTGGCCTTGAGTTTGAGCCTTACATTGCTGATTTTGGCCTAGCCAAACTCGTTGATGATGGCGATTTCGCTCGGTCCTCCAACACAGTTGCTGGTTCCTATGGCTATATTGCTCCTG AATATGGATACATGATGAAGATCACAGAGAAGAGCGATGTTTATAGCTATGGAGTTGTTGTATTGGAAGTCTTGACAGGGAAACAACCAATAGATCCAACAATACCAGAGGGGCAACATGTAGTGGATTGGGTAAGACAGAAGAGGGGAAGCATTGAAGTCCTCGACCCAAGCCTCATATCGAGACCCGAATCGGAGATAGAGGAAATGATGCAGGCATTAGGCATAGCCTTGTTGTGTGTAAACTCAACCCCTGATGAAAGACCAACCATGAAAGATGTGGCAGCAATGCTAAAGGAAGTCAAACATGAGAGGGAGGAGTATGCCAAGGTTGATATGCTCCTCAAAGGTTTGCCCGCGAATGATGCTCGCGAAAATAAGAACCCTAATGGAGTTTTGGCAACCTCATCATCAGCAGCAATGAAAAGCTTGTTTgcaaaaagcaacaacacaaTGTTTTCTGCATCCACATTGCTTTACTCATCATCCTTCTCTAGTGCCAATAAAATGGGGTTCAAGTGA